A stretch of DNA from Polyangium spumosum:
ATCAGCGCGAAACGTTGTACGATCCCCGTTGTGCTCCGCCCTTGCCCTGGCCCCGTCGAGCGCTCGATTTGGTATTTGCCCTCCTGGCATTCCTCGGTCGTCCGTTTCAACGTATCCGCGAACGCCTCGACCCGCCACCCTTGGCCAGCTTCCTCCCGCCGCCGCCGCTGCATCGCAGAGGCGAGATCCCGACCGAGCAGATCGGCGAGATTCTGCTCCACAACATCTTCCGACTCTCCCCGGCCTATTTACTCGCGGCGGAGCAGGTCGTCCGAGAGGCCCAGCACATCCAACGCTTTCCGAGCCAGGATCGGCTCCTCGTTTTCGTGCATTTCGCGATCACGCGACTCAGCGCAATCACGCGCGAGCCCGTGCCTGTCGTATGGGTTCGCGCGCGCCTGCCCGAGGTGCGCAGGTCCGACCTGAACCGCGCCCTCGAACGGCTCGAGGAGGAGAACCTCATCACGCTTTATGGTCTGGAGACGAGCGATCCGCGCGCGGTAGCTGGTGGCATTTCAAGCCCCGTTCGTGGGTGTCTCACGCACATCGAGCTCCGTTCCCCGCTTTGATCTCAAAGGAGAGGTGACGACCCATGGCCACGAAGAAAGGCCGGCCGCGCCGCAAGCCAGAGCCCATACCCACCACCAAAGAGGACGAAGAGAACCCCGCTGAATTGTTCGCGGAGCTTGCGCTCGGCTCCGATGGTCTCCTCTACGTGACCGCGGAGCACCTGACCGAAGAGGAGCGCCAAGGGCGCGACAGGTTCGAAGGGTACGCGTTGACCCCCGAGGAGACCCAGCGCGCAATCGATACGATGCACACGATGGCCTTCAACCTGACCATTGCCGCGATGGGCAAGGGCAAGGCCAAGTCCTCCTCGAACAAATAAGCGCGTTACCAGATCACCTGCGACACGTTCCCACCCCAAGCCGTAGGCCGCCACCGCGCCCCCGTCCCATCGTCGAAATGCGTGAACTCCGCCCATGCTTGGCCGTTCGGCGGAAACCCGACCATCGCGCTATCCTGCCGCCGGAACAGCGCCCCGAAGCCCGAGATCGTGGTCCGCACGACGCGGACGCGCCTCGCGCCCCCCGAGGGTGCCGCGAGCGTGTAGGTCCGTGCTCCCGTCAGCATGGGCAGGAGGAAGAGGTTTGCCGTGCTCGCATCGAGCACCGCGTCCGCATTCGGCGCATTTGCGAAGATCGTATCCTGCGTTCCTGATTTGAACGTGACCGGCCCCGCGAACGTAACCGGCCCCGTGAACGTGTCCCCGGCGAGCGCGGCCTTCGCCTTCCCGAGCTTGTCCACCGCCTGGATCAGCCCGACCAGCGCCGAGCGGACCGTTCCCGTCGGGATCGCGCCATGCTCGAAGAAGCCGATCCGCGACGCACCATCATCGATCGCCCCCGTCCCCGTCGCCGTCCCGCTCGGGAGCCCGAGGATCGCCGCCGCCGTTCCGCTCGCCGAGAGCGAGGAGCTCGCGCCCAACGTCTTCGAGACGAGCACGATCCGCGATTCATCGTCGAAGCCGGCGTCCTTGTTCTTTGGTGCCCCCGCTTTGATCTGCTGCACGATGTCCGCCGGCGTCATCGGCGCCGCGAATTGGACCAGCTCGGCCGGCCCCGAGTCCTCGCCGAGGAGCAACGTCTTCCCGTCGAGCAGCCCACCCGGCCCGAGCTCGCCGGTAGGGTTCGTCTCAGCGTCATATTGCGTGAACACGGACAGCCGCTTCGACCCGAGGAGCGTAGCCCTCGTCCCGTTGGCCACGCTGGCGAGCTCCGCGCGCGCCCGGCCGATGGCATCGAGGAGGTACGCCGTCCGATCCGCGAGGCGGACCAGGCCGAGACGGTAGAGGGATTCGTGATTGACGAGCTCCCCGTCGTTCAGCATGCGAACGAAGGCATGGAAGACGAGCGACCCCATGAAATCATAAGCCATGACCGCCTCCATCAATGTCGTAACCGCCGCCGAGCCGAAACGGCATCGTCATTTCCCCGAGCATGTTCGCCGCGCCGACCGGCCAGAACGCCGCCCCGCTCCCTTCGGAGCCGCCGAGCTTGAAGCCGAGCTCGAGCCCGAGCCCGAGGATCGGAGCGTCCCGGAAGCGAAGGATCACGTGGACGGGGTAGCCGTGCGCGTCCTTCCACTTGAGGATTTGCCGCTTGATCGCCCGGACTTGTGCCACGGTCGCCGAGCTCCCGAGCGTTGACACCCCCAGAAGGAAGGGCATTCGCAGCGGCTCGATCCCTAGCGTCCCGAAATTCGGGCCGAGGACGACCCAGAAACGCGAATACCAGGACCCCTCAGCGAACCGCCCTTGCCAATCCTCAACCACGAGGACATCCGGGAGCCCGAAGGCCCGCAGGCTTTCCTCGATGGCCCTCGCGGTCCCCGCCCTTTGATGCGTCTCCCAGGCCTTTTCCAGGCGTGCGAGGTACGCTTCGTCCGTCTCCCCCTCGAAGCGTTCGACGTCGAAGCCTTGCCCCTGCAAGCGCAGCGCATCGGGCGGACCGAGCCCAGGCCACCGCGCCTTGATCGCGGCGCGCAGCTCGTCGAGCGTGGCGTCCTTCGTCTCGCCGAGCAGAGCCAGGAAGGCTTGCGCATTCGGACCGCGGAGCCATTCCGCGTCGGTCCATTGCCCCCCGTCCGGAATGTTGCCGCGCTGAAGCTCGCGAAACTCGTCGGCCATGCGTCCTCGGTTCGGTCAAAGCAAGGTGAATTGAGGGAGGAAGACGATCGCGTCCGTTGCCTTTGGGAGGACGTCCCGCGCGGGCGACACGAGCCGGACATCCACCGTCCCGCTGGCGACATCGACGAGCTCTTCGATCAGCCGCGCGCGGTAGAGGACCTCGCCGAGCGGATAATCCGATTGCAGGGTGACGAGCCGCCCGATCGCTTCCGCCACCGCGTGCGGATTCGTCGGGTTTCGCAGGCTCGCGACGATCGGCACCTCGAGCAGCGTTGCCGCGAAGCACCGGAGGGGCCCCGTCCCCACGGCCTTCAGCCCCGCGAGGTAGCCGCGGACGGCCTTCACCTCGACCGCCGACGCCGGCCCCGCCGGATTGGCGAGGTAGACGTCCACGCTCCCCGGACCGTTCGGGTTATCGTCGCGGACGCGGAAGCGCGAGACGGAGAGCCCGAAAAGCTCGGCCGCCTTGCGGATGCGATAGCGGACGGCCGCGAGGTTTCCACCTGCGCCGAGGGAGCCCCACTTGTCCCGGCACTTCGCGCGGAGGCTCGGATCGCTCTCTTCGTCCGCGCCGGCCCGCGTGATCCATGTCCCCGTCGCGGGATCGGCGGGATTCGAGATGCGGACCCCTTGGAGCGGCGTATTCAGAAACGAAATGGTTGACGGAGGGACGTTGTACCGCGCGCCGGCTGCCTCGGCGCGAAAGGTGAGCGCGAGGCTTCCGCCCTTTGGCAGCGTCCCGCCGTCAACGTTCACGTACCGGAGAGGTTCGGCGAGCTCGGGCCCGAAGACCGCCGCGAGCTCGCCCGGTTGGATGACGTGCAGCGAGTCGTCGGCGAATTCCGTGAGGACCATCCGCCCCTCGGTCGGGATGGCCTCGCGCCGCAGCTCTTGAAACCAGCCGAGCGCGACGAGATCGAGCCACGCGCCGAACGGCCCGTTTTCGTCGTCGCCGAGGTATCCGCCGCGCGTGATTGCGATCCTCGCCGCCTCCCATGCCTCGACCGTTTGCGCCTCGATTTCGAGGAGCACACGCCCGATCCGCTTCGAGTCCCAGCCCCGCGCGCGCAGCCCGAGCCCGTGAGCCTTTTCGAGCAGGTCCTCGAAGATGACGTCCTTTCGGCGAGCCCGGAGCAGCGCCGCGAGCGACGGCGCGCCCATCAAGCAGCCTCCCCGAGCGGGCGGAAGAGGACGCGCCGCGCCTCGCCCGTCTCGACCGTGAGGAGGTAGCTCCCTTCGGCGAGCTCGAGGCGCCCCACGATGAAGAGCACGCCGCCACGCAGCTCCGCGCGCACCGAGGCCCCGACGACGCCCGGCTCTTGCAGCGCCTCGCCTTCGAGGAGCTCGCCGAGCCGATAGAGGTCTGTCGGCGAGGGATCCGCGTTGATCATCCGGAGGACGTTGACGCCTTCAGCGGGCGACCAGGGAAGCGCGCCCGAGCTCATGAGCCACCGGCGCGCCACGGCCTCGAGGACGACGTGCGGTCCTTCGACGACCGAATCGAAATCGATATCGATCGACCCATCCGGACCGAACGTGCTTAGATCGTCGCCATAGTCGATCGCCATCGGCCTATCCCAGCAGCGAGGCGAGCCCGCTTGTGATGATGCCTCGGATCGGGATCTCGACCACCGAAGGCCCGGAGACCTGAACGCCGAGGGCCCCGAGGACGACCGCGATCGCCGAGCCGGGCGGCTTCCATTCAATCGTGCAGATGGCCGCCGGTTCCGTGACTGTCCGGAGGACGAGCGTCCCCGAATCCGTGGAATCGTCGACCCGTGCAACGGCCTTCGTTCCGCCGCCGAGGACGATCCGGATCATGGCCGCATCCGTCTCCCACAGCCCCGCGAAGGGCTTGGCCGGATCCCCGTCGGAAAAACCGACCTTCACGCGCGCCCCCTTCGCCACCTCGACCCGCACGCCCGGCAGACCGAGCCATATCGGGACGCCCGACAAACCAGGCATGTCCGCGGCATCGAGGCGCAGATCGAGCGTCCCGTCGGTCCCTTGTGCCACGACCGTGGCATCATGTGCGGCCAGGTATTGCAGCGGAACCGGGAGCGCTTGCGCCACGATCCGCCGGAGGATCTCCTTCTCGCGCGTCGCAGTCATGACCCGCCCTCATCGAAGATGACCTCGGTCCGGAAGGCCCCGGCATCGTTCACGTGGTGAACCACGCGCCCGACGCGTCGCCCCTCGAGCAGCATCCCCGGCTCGATGTCCGGAGCCCCTTGCGCGTACACCGCCCGCGCATGCGCCCCGTCTTCCGAGACGCAGAACGGACGCCCGGGATACGCGGGCCAAGCCTCGACGCCGACGCGAATTGTACCGTTCCGCCGAACCCGCCACACGACGCCCGCCCGTCGACAGATCACGTTGAGCGCTTCCGCGGCCCGAGCACGCGCCCGAACCCACCGCGCGAGCAGCGGCAGCCCGTCGAGCCCTTCGAGCTCGGCCGCCTCCTCGCCGGCTTCGCGCAGGATCGCCGAGACGACGAGCCGCGGCGGAGCCAGTTGATACTGCCGCGGAGGGAGCTCCCGCCGCAGCCCACCGCGCCCGCCGACGATGAACGCCCGCGCGCGCCCCTCGAAGGCCCGGCTATCAAGCACCGTGCCCGAGAACTCGACCGGCGCGGCATCCTCCACGCCCATAGCGACGACGACCGCCCCCGCGAGGTGCTCGCCCGTGTCGACCTCGACCTCCGCCGTCCAGGCCCCCGCGAGCGGCATCGAGAGCCGCAGCGAGATCACTTCGAGCGCGCCGATCTGTACGAGGCTCACGGCCGGTTCGCTCCCGCCACGGCTTTCGCCGCCGCCGTCGCGAAGAGCGCGCCGATGCCCTTATGAGCAACCGTGCTCCCCGGCTTGACCTCATGCCACGGCTTGTTTTCGTAGGGAACAGCCGTGCTCGGCGTTTCCACCGCGTCCGGCTTCTTCGGGGCGACCTCGGCCGGAGGCGGAGGCGCCCATTCCTTGCAATGCCAGACGATTGTCCCGACCTGGAACTCGTCCCAATCCGGGCCCTCGTAAGACTCGATGGATACCGCGTTGATCTTCGCGAGGCGGCATTTGGGATGCCCGATCTTGTGCGGCCCGCTCCCCGGTTGGAGCCGCTCGATCGCCGCCTCCATGTCGGGCCATAGGGCCTCGGTGAAACGCACGGTGATCGTCACCTCGGCGAGCTCGCGCGCTGCATTCGTCGTGGTCGGCTTCGACGCGCCGCCCTTCCGCTTGGTATCGAGCTTCGCTTTCGGCTGGACCTTGAGCGTCGCCGTCCCCTCCCGAGGGTTCGGCGGAAGATCGCCCGGCCCGAGGGTCACGGTATCCCAGACGTCCGGGTTATCGCTCGGCGCGGGAATCGGCATGTCAAGCCGCCTCCTCAGCGAGACGTTGGAGCTCGGCCCAGAGCCCGCGGGCAACGGCTTCCCCGTCCTGCTCCGTTGCGCTGCCTTGGACGACGATCTGGATCGCCCCGGCCTCGAAGTGCATCACCACCCGCTCGCCCCCGTGCAGGGCCGAGCGCCCGGCCCGCGCGCCCGCGCTCGAGGCGATCCCCGAGCCGCCGACGCCGGCCGCCTTCGAGGGGGTCACGAGGTTGTCGTTGGCCGCCCGCGTCGCCGCAAACGCCATCGCTTCCGCGGCCCGGACCACGCGCCCCGCGCCGCCCGTGATGCCCACCTCGGCGCCGCCGGCCATGTTCCAGCCGATCCCCTCGAACACGCGCGACGGACTTGCGATCCCGAGCGTCCGCTTCGCCGTGGAGATGGCCCCGCCGGCCATGGCCTTGACCGCAGCAGCGACCGCCAGCGCACCGGCGCGGATACTGCCGACCAGGCCATCGACGATCGCGGTCCCCGCCGAGCTCCCCGCTTCCGCGAGGCCCTCGCCCGAGAATAAGCCCCCCAGCCATTCCACGAAGGTAACGAGATATCCGTATGTTGCGAGCACCGCCGCGTAGGCCGAGCCGACGAAGGAGGCCCACTTCGCCGCCGCAACTCCGATGACGCCGATCGCGACCCCTGCCACGCCCGCGATCAAGCCGACCCCCTTCGCCACGCGTTCGATCCACGGGACATCATCGACCCCGAGGAACTTGGAGAGCTCGCCGAGCGGCCCCGCGTTCATCGCGTCGAGTTTCTCGAAGACGCCCAGAGCTCCGCCGAGCCCCGTCCGAAAGCCCGAAATGACGGCCGAAATGATCGGCTCCGCCTGCTCCATCTTCGCCACCACGCGATCGATGAACTTCCCTGGATCCTGCTCCGCGAAGAGCCCGCCGAACACCTTGTTCAGCACCCGCCCGAGGGACCCCGTGATCCTGGCCCAGCGTGGCCCCGAGGGGTCCAGGCTATCGCGCACGCCCCCCACGAATGCCTTGAAGGACCGCATCCCCGGGGTCACGTCGAGGTCCATGAGCAGGTTCCCGGGCACGGCGCGGAGCCGTCCGAGAAGCCCCGTGATATCCTCCAGCGACTTCGCCCGCGCCGCGAGCCCCGCCGCCCGTCCGCCTGACAGCTCGTTGATCGCCGCGAGGATCGCCTCGATGGTATCCGCCGCCCCCAGCTTCCCGGCGCTCTGCATTCGTCGAATTTCGTCGGTGCTCTTCCCAAGCCTAGCGGCAAGCTTTCCGTACACCTTGTCAGCCGAGAGCCCCGCCTCGGTGAGCATGTTCAGCTCGTCTCCCTGAAGGTAGCCTTGAGCTTGGATTTTCCCCATCGCTCGGACGATGGAGTCGACGTTCGCCTCGGGGTTGACCGTGCCGAGATCAGCGACGGATCGGACAATTCGATCGACGATTGTTGTATCGAACCCCTTCCCGAGCAGCTCGACGAATTGCCCGATGGTCTCGCGTCGACCTTGCCCGACGAAATCCGCCGTGCGAACCGCTGTTTGGAAGACCTTGTCCGCGTCCCCCTGAGTGCGCCGCAGGATGGCGAGCGCCCGCGTCGCATCCTCGCGAAACGCCGCCGCGTCGACAGCCGCCGAGCCCAGATCGAACGCCGCCCGCGCCGCCCCCGAGGCTACCGCCGCCCCCGCAGCCGCGAGCGCTGCGACCGCAGCAGCGCGCCCGCCCCCCACGCCGAGCTCGCCGCCTCGCCCCCCATCGTCATCGAGGCCCGTCCGTGCTTGCTTCCGCATCTCTCGAAGCTGACGCTCCAGCATCGCCTCGCGCCGTTCCTGCGCCGGGTTGAACCGCTGAACCGAATCGGCGAGCCGCGCCTCCGTCTTGCTGACCTTGGACTCCAGGCCCTTCCGCCGCCGCTGCTCCTCGCGTTGCGCCAGCCGATGCGCCCTTGCGGCGCGCTTTTCCGCGGCCGCCTCCGTGGTTCGTCGCGCCCTTTCGGCCGAGGACTGCACACGCGCCGCCGAGGCGGCCCTCTTCTTCGCAGTCGCCTCCGCGCGCTCCGCGGCCGCCCGTTGCTTTGCGGCTTTCTCGCCCAGCCGTTCCGCTTGCCGTTCCGCGGCCGACTGCGCCCGCGCAGCCGACGCCGAGCGCTTCCGCGCCGCCTCCTCGGCCCGCTCCGCGCTCGCCCGGAGCCGCGCCGCCTTCACCGCCGCGCGCTCCGCCTGCTGCTCCGCCTTGCCTGCCTTGACGCTGGCCTCCCGCAGCCGCGCCGCCCTCGTCGCCGCCTCCTCCGCCTTTTCCGCCGCCTTGTTCGCCTCCTCCCGCAGCGCCGCCGCTTTCTTCGCCGTCGCCGCCGCCTTGTCCTCCGCCTCGCGCGTCGCATTCGCCACGCGTTCGGCCGCCTCCCGCGCCTTCCCCTCGGTCTTCGTCGCGGCCTCCCGGACCGCCGCCGCTCGCTTCGCCGCCTCGGTCGCCTTGTCCTGCGCCGCGCTCGCCGCCTTCGCCGTCCGCTCGATCTTCGCCGCCGCGCCCGCGTCCACGTTCACGGACCCGAGCCCGCCGAGCGCGCCTGCAAGGCGTTCCACGCTCGCCGCTGCCTTCGCCGCGGGCCTCGCCACATCCTCGCGCAGAACGACCTTTTCCGAGACCGTCATGGGTCATTCCATTTAATGTTCGACTGAAGAAACGCCGCAATCATGAGCGCCGCCGCGCGCGCCGGCTCGGAATCGCCATCGACGCCGCACAGCTCGAGGAGCCCGTCCGCGACCAGGCCCGGATCCGTTCGCGCCTGTCGCAGCAGGCTTAGATCCCCCCCACGCGAAGCTTTGCCCCCGCGCCGGCCAGATCCATCACCACCTCGCCGACGGCACTCGCGAGGCCCGGCGCGCGCTCGAAGACGGCCGCCACGGCTTCACTCGTCGGCCATTCGATCGCGTTGAGGGAAAGCCGATAGAGCCCCTCGAAGACCTTGCCTTGCGCGGTCAGCCGCCGCGCCGCCGTATATTGCGAGGAGCTCGGACACTTCAGCAACCACAAGCCCGTCGGCAGCCGCAGCGCGACGCGTTGCGAGGGCCCACGCGCCTCCGCCGCGAGCTCGGCGCACTTCGCCTCCGCCAGGCCCGCCGCCGCGAGCGTGATCCAGTCGTCGGAACCGAGCTTGCCGAGCGGGATCGTTTCCAGCTCGTCGTCCGGCGCCCCGGCGAGCTCCGCCAGGATCGGCCAGGCCAGTTCAGACAGCGCCGGAACCTCCTCGAGCACCTTCGCGAGCTCCGCCGCATCGGGCCAGGCCACGCAATCGATCAGCAGGTTGTGGAGCGCATCCGGGCGCCCGGCAGGCCTGGAGAGCCCATCAAACGCCGCCGCCCACGCCTTCCGCGTCGGAGGCTTCACCACGACCGCCGCGCCCTCGCGATCCTCGACCTCGATCAGCCGCAGCTCCCCGCCGTGCGTCCGCCGCAGCTCCGCCCGCACCTCATCCGTCAGCTTGCGCATTTTCGATCAGCTCCTCGGTTTCTTGAAAGGATCGATCCCGTT
This window harbors:
- a CDS encoding phage tail protein; amino-acid sequence: MADEFRELQRGNIPDGGQWTDAEWLRGPNAQAFLALLGETKDATLDELRAAIKARWPGLGPPDALRLQGQGFDVERFEGETDEAYLARLEKAWETHQRAGTARAIEESLRAFGLPDVLVVEDWQGRFAEGSWYSRFWVVLGPNFGTLGIEPLRMPFLLGVSTLGSSATVAQVRAIKRQILKWKDAHGYPVHVILRFRDAPILGLGLELGFKLGGSEGSGAAFWPVGAANMLGEMTMPFRLGGGYDIDGGGHGL
- a CDS encoding baseplate J/gp47 family protein, which gives rise to MGAPSLAALLRARRKDVIFEDLLEKAHGLGLRARGWDSKRIGRVLLEIEAQTVEAWEAARIAITRGGYLGDDENGPFGAWLDLVALGWFQELRREAIPTEGRMVLTEFADDSLHVIQPGELAAVFGPELAEPLRYVNVDGGTLPKGGSLALTFRAEAAGARYNVPPSTISFLNTPLQGVRISNPADPATGTWITRAGADEESDPSLRAKCRDKWGSLGAGGNLAAVRYRIRKAAELFGLSVSRFRVRDDNPNGPGSVDVYLANPAGPASAVEVKAVRGYLAGLKAVGTGPLRCFAATLLEVPIVASLRNPTNPHAVAEAIGRLVTLQSDYPLGEVLYRARLIEELVDVASGTVDVRLVSPARDVLPKATDAIVFLPQFTLL
- a CDS encoding tape measure protein, yielding MTVSEKVVLREDVARPAAKAAASVERLAGALGGLGSVNVDAGAAAKIERTAKAASAAQDKATEAAKRAAAVREAATKTEGKAREAAERVANATREAEDKAAATAKKAAALREEANKAAEKAEEAATRAARLREASVKAGKAEQQAERAAVKAARLRASAERAEEAARKRSASAARAQSAAERQAERLGEKAAKQRAAAERAEATAKKRAASAARVQSSAERARRTTEAAAEKRAARAHRLAQREEQRRRKGLESKVSKTEARLADSVQRFNPAQERREAMLERQLREMRKQARTGLDDDGGRGGELGVGGGRAAAVAALAAAGAAVASGAARAAFDLGSAAVDAAAFREDATRALAILRRTQGDADKVFQTAVRTADFVGQGRRETIGQFVELLGKGFDTTIVDRIVRSVADLGTVNPEANVDSIVRAMGKIQAQGYLQGDELNMLTEAGLSADKVYGKLAARLGKSTDEIRRMQSAGKLGAADTIEAILAAINELSGGRAAGLAARAKSLEDITGLLGRLRAVPGNLLMDLDVTPGMRSFKAFVGGVRDSLDPSGPRWARITGSLGRVLNKVFGGLFAEQDPGKFIDRVVAKMEQAEPIISAVISGFRTGLGGALGVFEKLDAMNAGPLGELSKFLGVDDVPWIERVAKGVGLIAGVAGVAIGVIGVAAAKWASFVGSAYAAVLATYGYLVTFVEWLGGLFSGEGLAEAGSSAGTAIVDGLVGSIRAGALAVAAAVKAMAGGAISTAKRTLGIASPSRVFEGIGWNMAGGAEVGITGGAGRVVRAAEAMAFAATRAANDNLVTPSKAAGVGGSGIASSAGARAGRSALHGGERVVMHFEAGAIQIVVQGSATEQDGEAVARGLWAELQRLAEEAA